From one Paeniglutamicibacter psychrophenolicus genomic stretch:
- a CDS encoding sensor histidine kinase, whose translation MKLRVLGVLSVLALLLVLIVSNVILSSAGRELTSALQINRAASLNRIAQVAFDAATDSDTTVLQRDMDTYSGLYDEGLVVRLQSGTLVSGGLDPERPDVRDALGRASLNLSDTALDPVTPFGSGTEVISRSFGSASQVLGEAVMEVNLDAARAKLRARWLATGVAAIALATLLLLLAGRVTGWVLRPVQRLGAAVRELKDTGRTSRLPEAGPPELRELSRSFTAMAATLGEVIESQRQLIADTSHHLRNPVGALRLRVDLLLLKLKNKDEREAGAGVLAELERVEEILDSVLRLAVAEHRVIEDSAGTAPGELETLVPSGVNALVVLAEEVDRARPAAGKAGNTITLAPEQDPGIEIDCNRIELAQMLGELLNNAIKYAPGTEITAEVLQVGSRIILEIADAGPGLAPAQLAAATTRFWRAPEHASIRGTGMGMTIVDKLATANGGHLVLGSNKPHGLRARIVFDAVVPGPEREDSR comes from the coding sequence GTGAAGCTTCGTGTCCTGGGCGTGCTCAGCGTGCTGGCGCTGCTGCTGGTGCTGATCGTCTCCAACGTGATCCTCTCCTCCGCGGGCCGCGAACTGACCTCCGCGTTGCAGATCAACCGTGCCGCCTCGCTGAACCGGATCGCCCAGGTCGCCTTCGATGCGGCGACCGATTCCGACACCACGGTGCTGCAGCGGGACATGGACACCTACTCCGGGCTCTACGACGAGGGACTGGTGGTGCGCCTGCAATCGGGCACGCTGGTCTCCGGCGGACTGGACCCCGAACGGCCCGATGTGCGCGACGCGCTGGGCCGGGCCTCGCTGAACCTCTCCGACACCGCGCTGGACCCCGTCACTCCCTTTGGCTCCGGCACCGAGGTGATCTCCCGGTCCTTCGGGTCCGCCAGCCAGGTGCTGGGCGAGGCGGTGATGGAGGTGAACCTCGACGCGGCGCGGGCCAAGCTGCGCGCCCGCTGGCTGGCCACCGGCGTTGCCGCCATCGCACTGGCCACGTTGCTGTTGCTGCTCGCCGGACGGGTCACCGGCTGGGTGCTGCGCCCGGTGCAGCGCCTGGGCGCGGCGGTTCGCGAGCTCAAGGACACCGGGCGGACCTCCCGGCTCCCGGAGGCCGGGCCGCCGGAACTTCGCGAGCTTTCCCGTTCCTTCACCGCAATGGCCGCAACGCTCGGGGAGGTCATCGAGTCCCAGCGCCAGCTCATCGCCGACACCTCCCACCACCTGCGCAACCCCGTCGGGGCGCTGCGCCTGCGCGTGGACTTGTTGCTGCTCAAGCTCAAGAACAAGGACGAGCGGGAAGCCGGGGCCGGGGTGCTGGCCGAGCTCGAACGCGTCGAGGAGATCCTGGACTCGGTGCTGCGCCTCGCGGTGGCCGAGCACCGCGTGATCGAGGATTCGGCCGGCACGGCGCCCGGCGAACTGGAGACCCTGGTCCCCTCCGGGGTCAACGCCCTCGTGGTCCTGGCCGAGGAGGTCGACCGCGCCCGCCCCGCCGCAGGCAAGGCCGGCAACACCATCACCCTGGCCCCGGAACAGGACCCGGGCATCGAGATCGACTGCAACCGCATCGAGCTGGCCCAGATGCTCGGCGAACTGCTGAACAACGCCATCAAGTACGCCCCGGGCACCGAGATCACCGCCGAGGTGCTCCAGGTGGGCTCGCGGATCATCCTCGAGATCGCCGACGCCGGACCGGGGCTGGCCCCGGCGCAGCTGGCCGCGGCCACCACCCGCTTCTGGCGCGCCCCGGAGCACGCCTCTATCCGCGGCACCGGGATGGGCATGACCATCGTGGACAAGCTCGCGACAGCCAACGGCGGCCACCTGGTCCTGGGCAGCAACAAGCCGCACGGGCTGCGCGCCCGGATCGTGTTCGATGCCGTTGTCCCCGGCCCGGAACGGGAGGACAGCCGATGA
- a CDS encoding response regulator transcription factor, translated as MDVLIVEDDDSMAAALTAAVSSTGHGAVRVARGTDALLRHRDFDVILLDLGLPDMDGLEVLRKLRQVTDVPILILTARDDERSVVLGLRSGADDYLIKPVKLVELLARIEAVTRRAMPASGRRDSLIRLGELALDTDRRVVQVNGAELALTPTEFDLLALLAKNAGSVVTREQILDTLWGDAFLASSRSLDVHLTGLRSKLALPGFIVNVRGVGYRIEADPR; from the coding sequence ATGGACGTACTCATCGTTGAGGATGACGACTCCATGGCCGCGGCACTCACCGCGGCGGTGTCCTCCACCGGGCACGGTGCCGTGCGCGTGGCCCGCGGAACCGACGCGTTGCTGCGGCACCGGGACTTCGACGTGATCCTGCTGGATCTGGGGCTGCCGGACATGGACGGGCTCGAGGTGCTGCGCAAGCTGCGCCAGGTCACCGACGTCCCCATCCTGATCCTCACCGCCCGCGACGATGAACGCTCCGTGGTCCTCGGGCTGCGCTCGGGCGCCGACGACTACCTGATCAAGCCGGTCAAGCTCGTGGAACTGCTCGCCCGCATCGAGGCCGTCACCCGGCGCGCGATGCCCGCTTCCGGGCGAAGGGACTCCCTGATCCGCCTCGGGGAACTGGCACTGGATACGGACCGGCGCGTGGTCCAGGTCAATGGCGCGGAACTCGCCCTGACGCCTACCGAGTTCGACCTGCTGGCCCTGCTGGCGAAGAACGCCGGGTCTGTGGTGACCCGCGAACAGATCCTGGACACGCTGTGGGGAGACGCGTTCCTGGCCTCCTCGCGCTCGCTGGATGTGCACCTGACCGGGCTGCGCTCCAAGCTGGCGCTGCCCGGCTTCATCGTCAACGTCCGCGGCGTCGGGTACCGGATCGAAGCCGACCCGCGGTGA
- a CDS encoding MFS transporter: MKKAPRRGARVKDPIEAAATRKAVSNILKGSAGNLVEWFDLYVYTVFAAYFQSHFFNSTNELQAGLEAMAVFATSFLMRPVGAWFFGRYADRHGRKAALTLSVTMMSAGSFAIAILPTQEAIGMWAMVLLVFVRLLQGFSVGGEYGTSATYMSEAATSKRRGFFSSFQYVTLIGGQMLALLVLVILQNTMNHETLTAWGWRIPFAIGGVAALVVLWLRRTMEETVSAEQVAAANKPLAAGEARPGTMKLLFTQYWKPLLVCIGITLGGTVAFYTYTNFILKFMNDTSGIPKTQTSLINFWALFIFMLLQPVYGMISDKIGRKPLLLWFGITGVLFTWPLLSMLAGTQNPVYAFLLMMGGLVIVGGYTSINALVKAELFPASIRALGVGLGYAIANSLFGGTVPLIGAALQKADRVDLFFTYVTVAIAISLLVYVFALKNKKTTHLDDEQGHAWTGKNPDAEAPAAKDSDDDKKELVDA, from the coding sequence ATGAAGAAGGCGCCGCGCCGCGGCGCCCGCGTCAAGGACCCGATCGAGGCAGCCGCGACCCGCAAGGCCGTGAGCAACATCCTCAAGGGATCCGCCGGAAACCTCGTGGAGTGGTTCGACCTCTACGTCTACACGGTATTCGCCGCGTACTTCCAGTCGCACTTCTTCAACTCGACCAACGAGCTGCAGGCAGGACTGGAGGCGATGGCCGTCTTCGCCACCTCGTTCCTGATGCGCCCGGTGGGTGCCTGGTTCTTCGGCCGCTACGCCGACCGCCACGGCCGCAAGGCCGCGCTGACCCTGTCGGTGACCATGATGAGCGCCGGCTCGTTCGCCATCGCGATCCTGCCGACCCAGGAAGCCATCGGCATGTGGGCCATGGTCCTGCTGGTCTTCGTGCGCCTCTTGCAGGGCTTCTCGGTGGGCGGGGAGTACGGCACCAGCGCCACCTACATGTCAGAGGCCGCGACCTCCAAGCGCCGCGGGTTCTTCTCCTCCTTCCAGTACGTGACCCTGATCGGCGGCCAAATGCTGGCCCTGCTGGTGCTGGTCATCCTGCAAAACACCATGAACCACGAGACGCTCACCGCGTGGGGCTGGCGCATCCCGTTCGCCATCGGCGGCGTGGCCGCCCTGGTGGTGTTGTGGCTGCGACGCACCATGGAGGAAACCGTGTCCGCGGAGCAGGTTGCCGCGGCCAACAAGCCCCTCGCCGCGGGCGAGGCACGCCCGGGCACCATGAAGCTGCTGTTCACCCAGTACTGGAAGCCGCTGCTGGTCTGCATCGGCATCACCCTGGGCGGCACCGTCGCGTTCTACACGTACACCAACTTCATCCTGAAGTTCATGAATGACACCTCCGGCATCCCCAAGACGCAGACCTCGCTGATCAACTTCTGGGCGCTGTTCATCTTCATGCTGCTGCAGCCCGTTTACGGCATGATCTCGGACAAGATCGGCCGCAAGCCGCTGCTGCTCTGGTTCGGCATCACCGGTGTGCTCTTCACCTGGCCGCTGCTGTCGATGCTGGCCGGAACCCAGAACCCGGTCTACGCCTTCCTGCTGATGATGGGCGGGCTGGTCATCGTCGGTGGCTACACCTCGATCAACGCCCTGGTGAAGGCCGAACTGTTCCCGGCCTCCATCCGCGCCCTCGGCGTGGGCCTGGGCTATGCGATCGCGAACTCGCTCTTCGGCGGCACCGTTCCGCTGATCGGCGCCGCGCTGCAGAAGGCCGACCGCGTGGATTTGTTCTTCACCTATGTCACCGTGGCGATCGCCATCTCGTTGCTGGTCTACGTCTTCGCGCTGAAGAACAAGAAGACCACGCACCTGGATGACGAACAGGGCCACGCCTGGACCGGGAAGAACCCGGACGCCGAGGCGCCGGCTGCCAAGGACTCGGACGACGACAAGAAGGAGCTCGTCGACGCATAG
- a CDS encoding ArsR/SmtB family transcription factor, producing MHAFEVLGDPTRRRILQLLANGEQSSGAIAGRIRDEFGITQPAVSQHLKVLRESGFASVRAAGTRRLYAVASEPLREIDTWLEDFRHFWDQPLDALETEIARGKRERRLAASATEDPQNPPEEQQ from the coding sequence GTGCATGCATTTGAAGTCCTGGGCGACCCGACCCGTCGCCGTATCCTCCAGCTGCTGGCCAACGGAGAGCAAAGCTCCGGGGCCATTGCCGGACGCATCCGGGACGAATTCGGGATCACCCAACCCGCGGTCTCGCAGCACCTGAAGGTGTTGCGGGAAAGTGGATTCGCCTCGGTCAGGGCCGCGGGAACCCGCAGGCTCTACGCCGTTGCCTCCGAACCGCTGCGCGAGATCGACACCTGGCTCGAGGACTTCAGGCACTTCTGGGACCAGCCGCTGGATGCGCTGGAAACAGAGATCGCCCGCGGAAAACGAGAACGGCGGCTGGCCGCTTCGGCCACCGAAGACCCACAGAACCCACCCGAGGAGCAACAATGA
- a CDS encoding SRPBCC domain-containing protein gives MIDIATQIGAIDRTVSRRTEVDGSEIVSVLARRTYKSDPADLWDALTNPERIPRWFLPVSGQFHEGGTFQLEGNAGGRILECAPPARLRVTFGGDDSLVELRLAAGEAGTTTLELEHTVPLAMAQSGAGALWVGPGWDGMFLALGLFVDGIVAEDPAAAALSPEALAFSERSVRAWGETVRESGTATPEQLEQALAISLAQFAPGAEDPAST, from the coding sequence ATGATCGACATTGCAACCCAGATCGGTGCCATCGACCGGACGGTCTCCCGGCGGACCGAAGTAGACGGAAGTGAAATCGTCTCGGTCCTGGCGCGCCGAACCTACAAATCCGATCCCGCCGACCTCTGGGACGCGTTGACCAACCCGGAGCGGATCCCGCGCTGGTTCCTTCCGGTCAGCGGTCAGTTCCATGAAGGTGGCACCTTCCAGCTGGAGGGAAATGCCGGGGGCCGGATCCTGGAATGCGCACCGCCCGCTCGCCTGAGGGTCACCTTCGGTGGCGACGACAGCCTCGTCGAGCTGCGCCTTGCCGCGGGCGAGGCCGGCACCACGACCCTGGAGCTGGAGCACACCGTCCCGCTGGCCATGGCCCAAAGCGGTGCCGGGGCACTGTGGGTGGGTCCGGGCTGGGACGGAATGTTCCTGGCCCTGGGACTGTTCGTGGATGGAATCGTGGCCGAGGACCCCGCCGCGGCCGCGCTTTCGCCCGAGGCACTGGCATTCTCCGAGCGTTCGGTTCGGGCCTGGGGCGAGACGGTGCGCGAATCGGGCACTGCCACCCCCGAACAACTCGAGCAGGCGCTGGCCATTTCCCTGGCCCAGTTCGCACCCGGCGCTGAAGACCCGGCTTCCACCTAG
- a CDS encoding DinB family protein encodes MDQDRERILAQYARAEHQLRDWLAHASPSDLGRSSNGTRWNNEELLFHMVFGYMVARALLPLHRVCSRLPAPVSAGFAAVLDAATVPFDAVNFWGSKAAARFYNRHRMAAKLHRVLAVLGRKLAAESPASLARAMPFPTRWDPFFTRGMTLAQLYAYPTDHFDFHAGQLDLPRGPDPGSS; translated from the coding sequence ATGGACCAGGACCGGGAACGCATCCTCGCCCAGTACGCCCGCGCCGAGCACCAATTGCGCGACTGGTTGGCACATGCGTCCCCGTCCGACCTCGGCCGCTCCAGCAACGGGACCCGTTGGAACAACGAGGAACTCCTCTTCCACATGGTCTTTGGCTACATGGTGGCACGCGCCCTGTTGCCGCTTCACCGGGTGTGCTCCCGATTGCCGGCGCCAGTGTCCGCCGGATTCGCCGCCGTCCTGGATGCCGCAACCGTCCCCTTCGATGCCGTCAATTTCTGGGGTTCGAAGGCCGCGGCCCGCTTCTACAACCGGCACCGGATGGCCGCAAAGCTCCATCGGGTCCTGGCGGTGCTGGGCAGGAAGCTCGCGGCCGAGTCCCCTGCCTCACTGGCCCGCGCCATGCCCTTCCCGACCCGCTGGGACCCGTTCTTCACCCGGGGCATGACCCTGGCGCAGCTCTACGCCTACCCCACCGATCACTTCGACTTCCACGCCGGGCAGCTGGACCTGCCCCGCGGGCCGGACCCCGGATCTTCCTGA
- a CDS encoding aldo/keto reductase, which produces MNTATNTIPTITLNDGTSMPQLGYGVFQVPDEQTTTAVSTALETGYRSIDTAAIYGNESGVGRALAASGLPRGELFVTTKLWLADLGRETTRGGLAASLDKLGLDHVDLYLIHWPGTDTEAYLESWQVLEELRAEGLTRSIGVSNFLPEQLERVIGLDGTVPAVNQVELHPFLQNRETAAVNRAHGIATEAWSPLAQGAVLDDPAVLAAAAAHGVGAAQVILRWHLQQGNVVIPKSVTASRMASNLELFGFDLDTAQVAALDALERDGRTGPFPGTFNG; this is translated from the coding sequence ATGAACACCGCAACAAACACCATCCCCACCATCACCCTCAACGACGGAACCAGCATGCCGCAGCTGGGCTACGGGGTCTTCCAGGTTCCCGACGAACAGACCACCACAGCGGTGTCCACGGCGCTGGAAACCGGGTACCGCAGCATCGACACCGCCGCCATCTACGGCAACGAGTCCGGGGTCGGCAGGGCGCTGGCCGCATCGGGACTGCCGCGCGGGGAACTCTTTGTCACCACCAAGCTCTGGCTGGCCGACCTGGGCAGGGAAACGACCCGTGGCGGGCTGGCCGCAAGCTTGGACAAGCTGGGCCTGGATCACGTGGACCTGTACCTGATCCACTGGCCGGGCACCGACACCGAGGCGTACCTCGAATCCTGGCAGGTGCTGGAGGAACTGCGCGCCGAGGGGCTGACGCGGTCCATCGGGGTCTCCAACTTCCTGCCCGAACAGCTCGAGCGCGTCATCGGGCTCGACGGCACGGTGCCGGCTGTCAACCAGGTGGAGCTGCACCCGTTCCTGCAGAACCGCGAAACCGCCGCGGTGAACCGCGCCCACGGCATCGCGACCGAGGCCTGGAGCCCGCTGGCCCAGGGCGCCGTGCTGGATGACCCGGCGGTACTGGCAGCCGCCGCTGCCCACGGGGTGGGCGCGGCCCAGGTCATCCTGCGCTGGCACCTGCAGCAGGGCAACGTGGTGATCCCGAAGTCGGTCACGGCCTCGCGCATGGCCTCGAACCTGGAGCTGTTCGGCTTCGACCTGGACACCGCCCAGGTCGCCGCCCTCGATGCGCTGGAGCGCGACGGGCGCACCGGCCCGTTCCCGGGCACCTTCAACGGCTAG
- a CDS encoding MFS transporter: protein MPIALYALALGGFGIGLTEFVIMGLLPEVAADFGVTETVAGYLISGYALAVAIGAIILTALLNRLDRKKSLLFLMLLFIIGNLLSATGPSYELVMVGRVIAALCHGAFFGIGSVLAADLVAPNKRAGAIAFMFAGLTIANVLGVPFGTLLGQATGWRSTFWAITAIGIIAFIGLIALVPGNLARSPRTGIFAEFGIFRSPQVWLSMLVTILGYGGMFGAFTYIAFTLTGVSGFAASSVPWLLVLFGVGLFVGNILGGRAADRNLAATLITVLSILTVVLVAFALTAGNQIATIVALLLMGGIGFATVPGLQMRIMNHAAHAPTLASGANIAAFNVGNALGAWVGGLAIAAGLGYTSPLWAGAGITAAGLAVMLIATRMPGGEHAKAKPRVSERASASVG, encoded by the coding sequence ATGCCCATAGCTCTCTACGCCCTTGCCCTGGGCGGTTTTGGAATCGGCCTGACCGAATTCGTCATCATGGGCCTGTTGCCCGAGGTTGCCGCGGATTTCGGGGTCACCGAAACCGTCGCCGGCTACCTCATCTCCGGCTACGCCCTCGCCGTGGCCATCGGCGCCATCATCCTCACCGCGCTGCTCAACCGGCTGGACCGCAAGAAATCCCTGCTGTTCTTGATGCTGCTGTTCATCATCGGAAACCTGCTCAGTGCCACCGGCCCGAGCTACGAGCTGGTCATGGTCGGCCGCGTCATCGCGGCACTGTGCCACGGCGCCTTCTTCGGCATCGGTTCGGTTCTCGCCGCCGACCTGGTGGCACCCAACAAGCGCGCCGGGGCCATCGCCTTCATGTTTGCCGGATTGACCATCGCCAACGTGCTCGGCGTCCCCTTCGGCACGCTGCTGGGCCAGGCCACCGGCTGGCGCTCAACCTTCTGGGCCATCACCGCCATCGGCATCATTGCCTTCATCGGCCTCATTGCCCTGGTCCCGGGCAACCTGGCACGCTCCCCACGCACCGGAATCTTCGCCGAATTCGGCATCTTCCGCAGCCCGCAGGTCTGGCTGTCGATGCTCGTGACCATCCTGGGCTACGGCGGCATGTTCGGCGCCTTCACCTACATCGCCTTCACGCTCACCGGGGTCAGCGGATTTGCCGCCTCATCCGTTCCCTGGCTGCTGGTGCTCTTCGGCGTCGGCCTGTTCGTGGGCAACATCCTCGGGGGCCGCGCCGCGGACCGCAACCTGGCCGCCACACTGATCACGGTGCTCTCAATCCTCACCGTCGTCCTGGTCGCCTTCGCGCTGACGGCCGGCAACCAGATCGCCACCATCGTCGCCCTGCTGCTCATGGGCGGCATCGGCTTCGCCACGGTACCGGGCTTGCAGATGCGCATCATGAACCACGCGGCCCACGCACCCACCCTCGCCTCGGGCGCGAACATCGCCGCGTTCAACGTGGGCAACGCGCTCGGCGCCTGGGTCGGCGGCCTGGCCATCGCCGCGGGCCTGGGCTACACCTCCCCGCTGTGGGCCGGAGCGGGGATCACCGCTGCCGGATTGGCGGTCATGCTCATCGCCACCCGCATGCCCGGCGGCGAACATGCCAAGGCCAAGCCAAGGGTTTCCGAACGCGCTTCCGCAAGCGTCGGCTAA
- a CDS encoding MarR family winged helix-turn-helix transcriptional regulator, translating into MGIKDDAVQVRAQGWRTLAALHNLIEGELERALQAKHGLSVVEFTVLDALSRQDGWHMRMAQLARAAALSSSATTRLVTRLEDRALLTRILCQDDRRGIYTELTPAGEQLWAEAHPTHDAVLREALENAARVPELQDLVTAVAPDPNA; encoded by the coding sequence ATGGGGATCAAGGACGACGCAGTGCAGGTCCGTGCACAGGGCTGGCGCACGCTCGCCGCGCTCCACAACCTCATCGAAGGTGAGCTTGAGCGTGCCCTGCAGGCCAAGCATGGCCTGTCAGTCGTTGAGTTCACGGTGCTCGATGCCCTGAGTCGGCAGGACGGGTGGCACATGCGCATGGCCCAGCTCGCCCGCGCCGCCGCACTGTCTTCCAGTGCCACTACCCGCTTGGTGACCCGGCTCGAGGACCGTGCCCTGTTGACCCGCATCCTGTGCCAGGATGACCGCCGCGGAATCTATACCGAGCTCACGCCCGCGGGGGAGCAGCTGTGGGCCGAGGCCCACCCGACCCACGATGCGGTGCTCAGGGAAGCGCTCGAAAACGCCGCCCGGGTTCCGGAGCTGCAGGACCTGGTCACCGCGGTCGCGCCCGACCCCAACGCCTAG
- a CDS encoding IS630 family transposase translates to MKSPFPIHLDPAEQRVLEYRARGSKRPHREVERARIILAAARGEPLARIATALGIHVDTVRKWCKRFAAEGMRGLKDRHRSGRPRVFTPVQVAGIKALACTPPTEKDLPLSRMTTGEIRDLAVAEHLVDGISLTTIWRWLDQDAIKPWQHRSWIFPRDPDFAAKAGRVLDLYARTWNGQPLGPEDYVVSADEKSQIQALHRRHPSLAPGPGRATRIEFEYSRGGTLAYLAAYDVHRGLVAGSIAPSTGIAPFMALAGQVMAAEPYASAHRVFWVVDNGSSHNRAPSIARMSAAWPNATLVHLPVHASWLNQVEIYFSILQRRAIAGADFPDLDALAERIMAFQERYNATADPFDWRYTRHDLNDYLHRLAAHEPGLAA, encoded by the coding sequence ATGAAATCCCCGTTTCCGATCCATCTGGATCCCGCCGAGCAGCGGGTGCTGGAATACCGCGCCCGCGGCTCCAAAAGGCCCCACCGGGAGGTGGAGCGCGCCCGGATCATCCTGGCCGCGGCCCGCGGGGAACCCCTGGCCCGGATCGCCACGGCCCTGGGCATCCACGTGGACACCGTCCGCAAGTGGTGCAAGCGCTTCGCCGCCGAGGGGATGCGCGGGCTGAAAGACCGGCACCGCTCCGGGCGCCCACGGGTCTTCACCCCGGTGCAGGTCGCCGGGATCAAGGCGCTGGCCTGCACCCCTCCGACCGAGAAGGACCTGCCGTTGTCCAGGATGACCACCGGTGAGATCAGGGACCTGGCGGTGGCCGAGCACCTGGTCGACGGCATCAGCCTCACCACCATCTGGCGCTGGCTGGATCAGGACGCCATCAAGCCGTGGCAGCACCGCTCCTGGATCTTCCCCCGGGACCCCGACTTCGCGGCCAAGGCCGGACGCGTCCTTGACCTCTACGCACGCACCTGGAACGGGCAACCGCTGGGCCCGGAGGACTATGTGGTCAGCGCGGATGAGAAATCCCAAATCCAGGCCCTGCACCGCCGGCACCCGTCCCTGGCCCCGGGCCCGGGACGGGCGACGCGCATCGAGTTCGAATACTCCCGTGGCGGGACCCTGGCCTACCTCGCCGCCTACGACGTGCACCGGGGACTGGTCGCGGGTTCCATCGCCCCGAGCACCGGCATCGCGCCGTTCATGGCGCTGGCCGGCCAGGTGATGGCCGCCGAACCGTATGCCTCGGCCCACCGGGTGTTCTGGGTCGTGGACAACGGGTCCTCGCACAACCGGGCCCCCTCCATCGCCCGGATGTCCGCGGCATGGCCGAACGCGACCCTGGTGCACCTGCCGGTGCACGCCTCCTGGCTGAACCAGGTGGAAATCTACTTCTCCATCCTGCAGCGCAGGGCCATCGCCGGCGCCGACTTCCCGGACCTGGACGCCCTGGCCGAGCGGATCATGGCCTTCCAGGAACGCTACAACGCGACGGCGGACCCCTTCGACTGGAGGTACACGCGGCACGACCTCAACGACTACCTCCACCGGCTGGCCGCGCACGAACCCGGGCTTGCCGCCTGA
- a CDS encoding acyl-CoA dehydrogenase family protein, translated as MSTTALDTDALPRTPWNGNAGENELEHWSSIARTVADALAVDALARDAANQDPFSEVGLLRDSGLLNLLVPAEFGGAGGHWESAFAAVRIIAAADGSIAQLLAYHYANQSSIAFYADPATQGEWFARSAAEGWLWGDSVNPVDPDLSLTAVDGGYRLNGLKRFSTGSSVGDVIVINAAVSGGEKDGKIIAFVLERTREGLELLGDWDHLGQRLSASGSVKYHDVLVAPEDVLGEITPDPIVTLLTPGLQLAFGNFYLGIAEGALAAGRRILLERKNTWFLSAAGSYAQDPVFQRTIGELKARTAAVGALAEKLNRRFDTEVGRAGALDASQRGAVAVAIAELKVVATEVALEVANRVFEVTGASSTKNDVGLDLFWRNVRTHSLHDPVDYKKIEVGEYFLHGTNAPLSLYT; from the coding sequence ATGAGCACCACCGCCCTTGACACCGACGCTCTTCCCCGCACCCCATGGAACGGGAACGCCGGCGAGAACGAACTTGAACACTGGTCATCCATCGCCCGCACGGTTGCCGATGCCCTCGCCGTTGATGCGCTGGCCCGCGACGCCGCGAACCAGGACCCGTTCAGCGAGGTTGGCCTGCTGCGGGATTCGGGGCTGCTGAACCTGCTGGTCCCGGCCGAATTCGGTGGGGCCGGCGGACACTGGGAGTCGGCCTTCGCGGCGGTGCGCATCATTGCGGCGGCCGACGGGTCGATCGCCCAGCTGCTGGCCTACCACTACGCCAACCAGTCCAGCATCGCGTTCTATGCCGATCCTGCGACCCAGGGGGAATGGTTCGCCCGCAGTGCCGCCGAAGGCTGGCTCTGGGGCGACTCGGTGAACCCCGTTGACCCGGACCTTTCCCTCACCGCGGTTGACGGGGGCTACCGGCTCAACGGGCTCAAGCGCTTCTCCACCGGTTCTTCCGTGGGGGACGTGATCGTCATCAATGCCGCGGTGTCGGGCGGGGAAAAGGACGGCAAGATTATCGCCTTCGTGCTCGAACGAACCCGCGAGGGACTGGAACTGCTCGGGGACTGGGACCACCTGGGCCAGCGGCTTTCGGCCTCCGGCTCGGTGAAGTACCACGACGTGCTGGTGGCGCCCGAGGACGTGCTGGGCGAAATCACGCCCGATCCCATCGTCACGCTGCTGACCCCGGGGCTGCAGCTGGCCTTCGGGAACTTCTACCTCGGCATCGCCGAGGGCGCACTGGCGGCCGGACGCAGGATCCTGCTGGAGCGCAAGAACACCTGGTTCCTTTCCGCGGCCGGCAGCTACGCCCAGGACCCGGTCTTCCAGCGCACCATCGGGGAGCTGAAGGCACGCACCGCCGCCGTGGGAGCCCTGGCCGAGAAGCTCAACCGCCGCTTCGACACCGAGGTGGGCCGCGCCGGCGCACTCGATGCGTCGCAGCGCGGGGCTGTTGCTGTGGCCATCGCCGAGCTCAAGGTCGTCGCCACCGAGGTGGCCCTGGAGGTGGCCAACCGTGTCTTTGAGGTCACCGGAGCCAGCTCCACCAAGAACGACGTGGGACTGGATTTGTTCTGGCGCAATGTGCGCACGCACTCGCTGCATGACCCGGTGGACTACAAGAAGATCGAGGTCGGGGAATACTTCCTGCACGGAACCAACGCCCCGCTCTCGCTCTACACCTAA